In Ignavibacteriota bacterium, the following are encoded in one genomic region:
- the hypB gene encoding hydrogenase nickel incorporation protein HypB produces MSVITIERKVLEKNDEIARQNRALFADHGVYVINMVSSPGAGKTSILERTLERLRTTLRIAVIEGDVQTDLDARRVAKYNVPAVQIVTRGGCHLEANLIRDALGNLDLKECDLLVIENVGNLVCPSNYDLGEAVKVVVASTTEGDDKPLKYPAMFRNASVLIINKIDLLPYLQSDVAVLRENALKINPSLTVFETSCTTGAGMDAWCNWLTENSRQKTAS; encoded by the coding sequence ATGAGTGTGATCACGATCGAACGGAAGGTCCTCGAAAAGAACGATGAGATCGCGCGGCAGAACCGCGCGCTCTTCGCGGACCACGGCGTCTACGTCATCAACATGGTGAGTTCGCCCGGCGCCGGGAAGACGAGCATCCTGGAACGGACACTGGAGAGGCTGCGCACGACGCTGCGCATCGCCGTGATCGAAGGCGATGTGCAGACCGATCTGGATGCACGGCGTGTGGCAAAGTACAATGTTCCGGCGGTGCAGATCGTGACCCGCGGCGGGTGCCACCTGGAAGCGAACCTCATCCGCGACGCCCTCGGCAACCTCGATCTCAAAGAATGCGATCTGCTCGTCATCGAGAACGTCGGCAACCTCGTCTGCCCGTCCAACTATGACCTGGGCGAGGCGGTCAAGGTCGTGGTCGCTTCGACGACCGAAGGCGACGACAAACCGTTGAAATATCCAGCAATGTTCCGGAACGCATCGGTCCTGATCATCAACAAGATCGATCTCCTCCCCTACCTCCAGAGCGACGTGGCCGTCCTCCGTGAGAATGCATTGAAGATCAACCCTTCCTTGACCGTTTTCGAGACGTCCTGCACGACGGGGGCGGGCATGGATGCATGGTGCAACTGGCTCACCGAGAACTCCCGCCAGAAGACCGCGTCCTGA
- the hypD gene encoding hydrogenase formation protein HypD: MKFVDEYRDRATVETLTAAIRSTVHHPWTIMEICGGQTHAIVKHGIDRLLPQEITLVHGPGCPVCVTSVELIDRAVAIASRPEVIFTSFGDMLRVPGSSRDLLSVKAAGGDVRIIYSPLDAVDLAAKNPGRKVVFFAVGFETTAPANAMAAVQARRMGLTNFFLLTAHVLVPPAIAAILGSPANRVQAFLAAGHVCTVMGYEEYLPLAASFHTPIVVTGFEPVDILHGILLAVRQLEEGRAEVENQYSRVVRREGNAGARRVIADVFEPSDRTWRGIGTIPMSGYRLRPAFASMDAEHHFDVGHLEAHESPLCIAGSVLQGIRKPHECPAFGRECTPERPLGAPMVSSEGACAAYYRYGALNHGR; this comes from the coding sequence ATGAAGTTCGTTGACGAATACCGCGACCGGGCCACGGTCGAGACGCTCACCGCCGCGATCCGTTCGACGGTCCACCATCCCTGGACCATCATGGAGATCTGCGGCGGGCAGACCCATGCGATCGTCAAGCACGGGATCGACCGCCTGCTGCCGCAGGAGATCACGCTCGTTCACGGCCCCGGCTGCCCGGTCTGCGTGACCTCGGTCGAACTCATCGACCGCGCCGTGGCCATCGCCTCGCGGCCGGAGGTGATCTTCACGTCCTTCGGCGATATGCTCCGTGTCCCCGGCTCATCGCGCGACCTGTTGAGCGTCAAAGCCGCGGGCGGCGACGTGCGCATCATCTACTCCCCGCTCGATGCCGTGGATCTCGCCGCGAAGAACCCCGGGCGCAAAGTGGTCTTCTTCGCCGTGGGCTTCGAGACCACCGCGCCTGCGAACGCCATGGCTGCCGTGCAGGCACGGAGGATGGGGCTCACGAACTTCTTCCTGCTCACAGCGCATGTCCTCGTCCCCCCCGCGATCGCTGCGATCCTTGGCTCCCCGGCGAACCGCGTGCAGGCATTCCTCGCGGCAGGACATGTCTGCACGGTGATGGGGTATGAGGAATACCTTCCGCTCGCCGCCAGCTTCCACACACCGATCGTCGTCACGGGCTTCGAGCCCGTGGATATCCTGCATGGGATCCTGCTGGCGGTGCGCCAACTGGAGGAGGGGCGCGCGGAGGTCGAGAACCAGTATTCGCGCGTGGTGCGGCGGGAAGGGAATGCCGGTGCCCGCAGGGTGATCGCCGATGTCTTCGAACCCTCCGACAGGACCTGGCGGGGGATCGGGACGATCCCGATGAGCGGCTATCGCCTGCGGCCCGCGTTCGCTTCCATGGATGCGGAGCACCACTTCGATGTCGGCCACCTCGAGGCCCATGAATCGCCTCTGTGCATCGCCGGCAGCGTGCTGCAGGGGATCCGCAAGCCCCACGAATGCCCGGCCTTCGGGCGCGAGTGCACACCGGAACGCCCGCTGGGCGCACCCATGGTCTCGTCCGAAGGTGCGTGTGCCGCGTACTATCGCTACGGAGCGCTGAACCATGGCCGATGA
- the hoxE gene encoding bidirectional hydrogenase complex protein HoxE, which yields MPPTQTTPKPHPSGDNRFKLLDRAITKHQSRGDALIEVLHAAQGIFGYLENDLLVYIARSLKLPLSRVYGVATFYHFFTLKPKGKHTFVLCTGTACYVKGANKLQHAAEECCKVKFGQTTPDDKISLVQARCVGSCGIAPVAVLDDKVAGKLTPEGAVERLMAWKNEKDEVTA from the coding sequence ATGCCTCCAACCCAAACGACACCCAAGCCTCATCCGAGTGGTGACAACCGGTTCAAGCTGCTGGACCGGGCGATCACCAAGCACCAATCGCGCGGTGACGCGCTGATCGAGGTGCTCCATGCTGCACAGGGTATCTTCGGCTATCTCGAGAACGATCTGCTGGTCTACATCGCACGGTCGCTGAAGCTCCCGCTGAGCCGCGTCTACGGCGTGGCGACATTCTATCATTTCTTCACCCTCAAACCGAAGGGGAAACACACCTTCGTCCTGTGCACAGGAACCGCGTGCTACGTCAAGGGCGCGAACAAGCTGCAGCACGCCGCAGAGGAATGCTGCAAGGTCAAATTCGGACAGACGACACCGGACGACAAGATCTCGCTCGTGCAGGCACGCTGCGTCGGCTCATGCGGCATCGCGCCGGTGGCCGTACTCGACGACAAGGTTGCCGGCAAGCTCACCCCGGAAGGGGCGGTCGAACGGCTCATGGCCTGGAAGAACGAAAAGGACGAGGTGACCGCATGA
- the hypE gene encoding hydrogenase expression/formation protein HypE, whose translation MADDTPSFDGYSCPLPIDRYPHVLMAHGGGGKLTHELIERVFVPAFRNDDLAPMHDGAILSPGAGRLAFTTDSYVVHPLFFPGGSIGDLAVCGTVNDLAMCGATPRYLSAAFVIEEGLAMADLQRIAADMRRAADRAGVTIVTGDTKVVDRGKGDGVFITTSGIGVIPTGVDIRPTNMRPGDVLIVNGPIARHGIAIMSVREGLSFGTQIVSDTAPLNSLVTVMLAACPSLHVLRDPTRGGVASTMNELAAQSGTGIELDETAIPIDDEVRGACEILGFDPLYVANEGKLIAAVPPGAADAVLAAMRAHPLGARAAAIGRVVSEHPSIVTLRSSIGSMRIVDMLSGEQLPRIC comes from the coding sequence ATGGCCGATGACACGCCGTCCTTCGACGGGTACTCCTGTCCCCTGCCCATCGACCGCTACCCACATGTCCTCATGGCTCACGGCGGCGGCGGAAAGCTGACCCATGAGCTGATCGAACGGGTGTTCGTGCCGGCATTCCGCAACGACGACCTTGCCCCGATGCACGACGGCGCCATCCTGTCACCTGGTGCCGGGCGACTCGCCTTCACCACCGATTCCTATGTCGTGCACCCGCTGTTCTTCCCCGGTGGCTCTATCGGCGACCTTGCCGTGTGCGGCACCGTGAACGACCTGGCGATGTGCGGGGCGACGCCACGCTATCTTTCCGCTGCCTTCGTGATCGAAGAGGGCCTTGCCATGGCGGACCTGCAGCGGATCGCGGCGGACATGCGCCGGGCAGCCGACCGTGCCGGGGTAACGATCGTCACGGGCGATACCAAAGTGGTGGACCGCGGCAAGGGTGACGGCGTGTTCATCACCACGTCAGGGATCGGGGTGATCCCCACGGGCGTGGATATCCGGCCGACCAACATGAGGCCGGGGGATGTCCTGATCGTGAACGGCCCCATCGCCCGGCACGGCATCGCGATCATGTCGGTGCGCGAGGGGCTGTCGTTCGGCACGCAGATCGTCAGCGACACGGCGCCTTTGAACTCCCTCGTCACGGTGATGCTCGCGGCGTGCCCCTCCCTGCATGTGCTGCGCGATCCCACACGCGGCGGGGTGGCGAGTACCATGAATGAACTTGCCGCCCAATCCGGGACCGGCATCGAACTCGATGAGACCGCGATCCCGATCGACGATGAAGTGCGCGGCGCATGCGAGATCCTCGGGTTCGACCCGCTGTATGTCGCCAACGAGGGGAAACTGATCGCTGCCGTGCCACCCGGCGCAGCAGATGCGGTCCTCGCTGCCATGCGCGCACATCCACTCGGCGCCCGCGCCGCAGCCATCGGCAGGGTCGTCAGCGAACACCCGTCCATCGTCACCCTGCGCAGCAGCATCGGCAGCATGCGCATCGTCGATATGCTTTCAGGCGAACAACTTCCACGGATCTGCTAA
- a CDS encoding HypC/HybG/HupF family hydrogenase formation chaperone, translating to MCLAVPGKVLSINRGAEPVMGTVSFAGVQKEICLEWVPEVQVGNYVLVHVGFALNTIDDQDAEETLRLLREMGELDDEVR from the coding sequence ATGTGTCTCGCCGTTCCAGGTAAAGTGCTGTCGATCAACCGCGGTGCGGAGCCCGTCATGGGCACCGTGAGCTTCGCGGGCGTGCAGAAGGAGATCTGCCTGGAATGGGTCCCGGAGGTCCAGGTGGGGAATTACGTGCTGGTGCATGTGGGATTCGCACTCAATACGATCGATGACCAGGATGCCGAGGAGACACTCCGCCTCCTCCGCGAGATGGGCGAGCTCGACGATGAAGTTCGTTGA
- the hoxU gene encoding bidirectional hydrogenase complex protein HoxU: protein MAIVTLTIDGEQLSAQDNESLLEIARQHKIDIPTLCHLDGLSDVGACRLCLLEIEGSNKLAPACTTRPMEGMVVHTNTEKLKKYRRMIVALLASEGNHQCSVCMVNNHCELQTLAYETGLLYVRVPYLYPDKVTDASHESFIIDRDRCVLCTRCVRVCHEVEGAHVWDIAGRGIDCTIVADLNVPWGSAESCTSCGKCVLVCPTGALVKKGESVAEMEKHTDFLKYIVTARRKGEWINIENEEE from the coding sequence ATGGCTATCGTCACCTTAACTATCGACGGCGAGCAGCTCAGTGCCCAGGACAATGAGTCCCTGCTGGAGATCGCCCGCCAGCACAAGATCGACATCCCGACCCTCTGCCACCTGGACGGCCTGTCCGATGTGGGCGCCTGCCGTCTCTGCCTCCTCGAGATCGAAGGCTCCAACAAGCTCGCCCCGGCCTGCACCACACGGCCCATGGAGGGCATGGTCGTCCATACCAACACCGAGAAACTCAAGAAATACCGCCGCATGATCGTGGCGCTCCTCGCGTCCGAAGGCAACCATCAATGCTCGGTGTGCATGGTCAACAATCACTGCGAACTCCAGACCCTTGCCTACGAGACCGGGCTGCTGTATGTCCGCGTGCCGTACCTCTATCCGGACAAGGTCACCGATGCATCACACGAGAGCTTCATCATCGACCGCGACCGGTGCGTGCTGTGCACGCGCTGCGTCCGCGTCTGTCATGAAGTGGAAGGCGCGCACGTGTGGGACATCGCGGGACGCGGCATCGACTGTACGATCGTCGCCGACCTCAACGTCCCCTGGGGGAGCGCGGAAAGCTGTACCTCCTGTGGTAAATGTGTGCTCGTCTGTCCGACCGGCGCGCTCGTCAAGAAGGGCGAAAGCGTCGCGGAGATGGAGAAGCATACCGACTTCCTGAAGTACATCGTCACTGCCCGCCGCAAGGGCGAGTGGATCAACATCGAGAACGAAGAAGAATAA
- the buk gene encoding butyrate kinase, which translates to MTARGPFTILVVNPGSTSTKMALYEDDRLLHSHVLRHDPGMLRKFGGIWGQYEFRLHQIREWTHASVQQLSAVVGIGGLFRPIPGGTYRVNNRMLDDAHGNLQGEHASNLGCAMADALAREYGCEAFVVDPVSVDELEPLARYSGHPLIQRSSLSHALNVHAAARLATDELQIPLERSSLVVAHLGGGISIAPVRGGRIIDINDASSDGPFSPERTGGLPLQQFITLCFSGTYTEQDVRTLVRGGGGLMAYLGTTSALEVEERIASGDARAEEVYRAMAYQISKEVGSMAVVLGGSIDAIVLTGGLATSAKLVGWITERVNFLGRVLVYPGEDEMRTLAAETLAVLQNRSTPRDY; encoded by the coding sequence ATGACCGCCCGCGGCCCATTCACCATCCTCGTCGTGAATCCCGGATCCACTTCGACCAAGATGGCCCTGTACGAGGACGACCGGTTGCTGCACTCCCACGTCCTCCGCCACGATCCCGGTATGCTCCGGAAATTCGGAGGCATCTGGGGGCAGTACGAATTCCGGCTCCATCAGATCCGGGAATGGACCCACGCATCGGTCCAGCAACTCTCCGCCGTGGTCGGCATCGGCGGACTCTTCCGGCCGATCCCCGGCGGCACGTACCGCGTGAACAACCGTATGCTCGACGACGCGCACGGCAACCTGCAGGGGGAACACGCATCCAATCTCGGCTGTGCCATGGCCGATGCGCTTGCCCGTGAGTACGGGTGCGAGGCATTCGTCGTCGACCCCGTCTCCGTGGACGAACTCGAACCACTCGCACGCTACAGCGGGCACCCGCTCATCCAGCGATCCAGCCTCTCCCACGCGTTGAACGTCCATGCCGCTGCCCGCCTGGCAACCGATGAACTGCAGATCCCTCTGGAACGGTCCTCGCTCGTCGTGGCACATCTGGGCGGCGGCATCTCGATCGCCCCCGTCCGGGGCGGACGCATCATCGACATCAACGACGCATCCAGCGACGGGCCGTTCTCGCCGGAACGCACCGGCGGATTGCCGCTGCAACAGTTCATCACGCTCTGCTTCTCCGGCACCTACACCGAACAGGATGTCCGTACGCTGGTCCGCGGCGGGGGTGGACTGATGGCATACCTCGGCACCACGTCGGCCCTGGAGGTCGAGGAACGCATCGCCAGCGGCGATGCACGCGCGGAAGAGGTCTATCGTGCGATGGCCTATCAGATCTCCAAGGAGGTCGGCTCCATGGCCGTCGTGCTGGGGGGGAGCATCGATGCCATCGTCCTGACCGGCGGGCTGGCTACATCGGCGAAGCTTGTCGGTTGGATCACCGAACGTGTCAACTTCCTTGGCAGGGTCCTCGTGTATCCCGGTGAGGACGAGATGCGCACGCTTGCCGCCGAAACGCTGGCGGTCCTGCAGAACCGGTCCACACCACGAGACTACTGA
- a CDS encoding oxidoreductase: MKPKVATIWLGGCSGCHMSFLDLDERLIDLADKIELVYSPIADVKEFPRDVDVTLVEGAVASYEHEELARLIRRNSRFVVSFGDCAVTGNVTAMRNSLDLDDVLNRAYVELADTTPRVPRDYPTIAELMKQARPLHEYITVDAFIHGCPPTADQIWSAVTELLAGKKPELTHVFLRYG, encoded by the coding sequence ATGAAACCTAAAGTCGCAACGATATGGCTCGGAGGCTGCTCCGGTTGCCACATGTCGTTCCTGGACCTCGATGAACGCCTCATCGACCTGGCGGACAAGATCGAACTTGTCTACTCACCCATCGCCGATGTGAAGGAATTCCCGCGCGATGTGGATGTGACCCTCGTCGAAGGCGCCGTCGCGAGCTATGAACACGAAGAACTCGCCCGCCTCATCCGGCGGAACTCACGCTTTGTGGTATCGTTCGGCGATTGCGCGGTGACCGGCAATGTGACGGCCATGCGCAACTCGCTGGACCTGGATGACGTGCTGAACCGTGCGTACGTCGAACTCGCCGACACCACCCCCCGCGTCCCCCGGGACTACCCGACGATCGCGGAGCTGATGAAACAGGCGCGTCCGCTGCACGAATACATCACCGTGGATGCGTTCATTCACGGGTGCCCGCCCACCGCCGACCAGATCTGGTCCGCGGTCACCGAACTGCTCGCGGGCAAGAAACCGGAACTCACACACGTCTTCCTGCGGTACGGATAA
- a CDS encoding Ni/Fe hydrogenase subunit alpha, with product MPTSTITINPVTRIEGHAKITIQLDEHGVAQDARFHVNEFRGFEKFCEGRVLWEMGGITSRICGICPTSHLVTSAKAGDAILSVTIPETAQALRRIITLAQWLQSHALSFFHLSSPDFLLGFDSDPAKRNIFGLIASDKEFARRGIRLRKFGQEIIEVLGSRRIHTPWAVAGGVREPLEPEKRDYLLNWIPEARETALLALATLKQIHVKFEKDIPNYGNFRSLFVGLVAPDGALEYYDGTLRVMDGDGNIIADKVNPSDFHDYFGEASEEWSYLKFPYYKPLGYAKGMYRVGPLARVNICDYIDTPLAEAERKEFKALGGGVGVVNNSFYFHYARLIEILFCVEKVEQLLHDPVTMGHNIRAKAMINQLHGIGASEAPRGTLFHDYTVTEDALLSRVDLVIATAQNNLAMNRTVRQLALQYLDGAKVTEGLLNRIEAGIRCFDPCLSCSTHAIGMMPLHVQVVDPENNVLCDVRR from the coding sequence ATGCCTACAAGCACTATCACCATCAACCCCGTGACGCGTATCGAAGGACACGCGAAGATCACGATCCAGCTGGATGAACACGGCGTCGCGCAGGATGCGCGCTTCCATGTGAACGAGTTCCGCGGCTTCGAGAAGTTCTGCGAAGGGCGCGTGCTGTGGGAGATGGGCGGCATCACGTCGCGCATCTGCGGTATCTGCCCCACCAGCCACCTCGTCACCTCGGCCAAGGCCGGCGATGCCATCCTGTCCGTGACCATCCCGGAAACGGCACAGGCACTGCGCCGCATCATCACCCTCGCCCAGTGGCTGCAGTCGCATGCCCTGAGCTTCTTCCACCTGTCGTCGCCCGACTTCCTCCTCGGGTTCGATTCCGACCCGGCCAAGCGGAACATCTTCGGCCTGATCGCATCGGACAAGGAGTTCGCGCGCCGTGGCATCCGGCTGCGGAAATTCGGACAGGAGATCATCGAGGTCCTCGGCAGCCGCCGTATCCACACCCCCTGGGCTGTGGCAGGCGGCGTCCGTGAACCCCTGGAACCGGAAAAGAGGGACTACCTCCTCAACTGGATCCCGGAAGCGAGAGAGACCGCCCTCCTGGCGCTCGCAACGCTGAAGCAGATCCACGTGAAGTTCGAGAAGGATATCCCGAACTACGGCAACTTCCGTTCGCTGTTCGTCGGACTCGTCGCGCCGGACGGCGCACTGGAATACTACGACGGCACCCTGCGCGTCATGGATGGCGACGGCAATATCATCGCCGACAAGGTGAACCCGTCGGATTTCCACGACTACTTCGGCGAGGCTTCGGAAGAGTGGTCCTATCTGAAGTTCCCGTACTACAAGCCGCTCGGCTACGCCAAGGGGATGTACCGCGTGGGCCCGCTCGCCCGCGTGAACATCTGCGATTATATCGACACCCCCCTTGCCGAAGCAGAGCGGAAGGAGTTCAAGGCGCTGGGGGGCGGCGTCGGTGTGGTCAATAACTCCTTCTATTTCCACTACGCGCGCCTGATCGAGATCCTCTTCTGCGTGGAGAAGGTCGAACAACTGCTGCACGACCCGGTCACGATGGGGCACAACATCCGCGCCAAAGCCATGATCAATCAGCTCCATGGCATCGGCGCCAGCGAAGCTCCCCGCGGCACACTGTTCCATGACTATACGGTCACCGAAGACGCCCTGCTCAGCCGGGTGGACCTCGTGATCGCCACCGCCCAGAACAACCTCGCGATGAACCGGACGGTCCGGCAACTCGCGCTGCAATACCTGGACGGCGCAAAGGTCACAGAAGGACTCCTGAACAGGATCGAGGCCGGGATCCGCTGCTTCGATCCATGCCTGTCGTGCTCCACGCATGCCATCGGCATGATGCCGCTGCATGTGCAGGTGGTCGATCCGGAGAACAACGTGCTGTGTGACGTCCGCCGATGA
- a CDS encoding hydrogenase maturation protease, which yields MKTTLVIGIGNTIRGDDGAGIRVAERIAARHTEVDILCVQQLSPEHADTIARYDRLIVVDASVTADAVRVTPLHAAEDMHMPRTHNVTPEGVMALSSTLYDRVPAEALLVEIPASQCDFTEELSPSTAAFAATALGIISRHVTEN from the coding sequence ATGAAAACAACGCTGGTGATCGGCATCGGGAACACCATTCGCGGGGACGACGGCGCGGGCATCCGCGTCGCCGAACGCATCGCTGCACGTCACACAGAGGTTGATATCCTGTGCGTGCAGCAACTCTCCCCCGAGCATGCCGACACCATCGCGCGGTACGATCGTCTGATCGTTGTGGATGCGAGTGTCACCGCGGACGCCGTCCGGGTGACACCGCTCCACGCGGCAGAGGACATGCACATGCCACGCACCCACAACGTCACCCCGGAAGGGGTCATGGCCCTGTCATCGACACTCTATGACCGCGTGCCGGCCGAAGCACTGCTCGTCGAGATCCCGGCATCGCAGTGCGATTTCACAGAAGAACTCTCCCCCTCTACCGCGGCATTCGCCGCCACCGCCCTCGGCATCATTTCCCGGCACGTCACGGAGAACTGA
- the hypF gene encoding carbamoyltransferase HypF, whose translation MTVTQRLHAVIRGAVQGVGFRPFVFRLATELGLTGWVLNSSQGVFLEAEGPQERLEDLMLRLAREAPPRAWIQSAEFSWRDPAGYTAFEIRASDGAGPKTTLVLPDCASCPDCVREIFDPQNRRYRYAFTNCTNCGPRYSIIETLPYDRPNTTMRGFTMCPACRAEYDNPHDRRFHAQPNACPVCGPRLTLCDVHGTVIASEDAALRHAVAALREGRIIAVKGIGGFHLMADAGNPDTVRLLRQRKAREEKPFAVMCPSIESVRALCGVAPLEERLLTSPEAPIVLLTRRQEAHPLICAGVAPGNPTLGVMLPYAPLHHLLLHDAGIPLIATSGNRSDEPICTDEHVVRDRLGHIADLFLVHNRPIARHVDDSIVRLMAGRELVLRRARGYAPLPVMLDAPVPDLLAVGAHLKSTVALSRGNAVFVSQHLGDLETPEAFDAFRHEAGRLQELFGGKPAAVVSDLHPDYLSSTYARSRTEPVITVQHHEAHVAACMAENGITGPALGVAWDGTGLGSDRTIWGGEWFATGESGFRRVAHLRTFPLPGGDHATREPRRSAFGLLHTIFGAETAALTDLAPVQCWKPAERTALMQMIDRGVNAPHTSSAGRLFDAVSALIGLRLVNAFEGQAAMELEWQANGTGGSPYPFLCRPAPQEGQPIVVDWEPMIIALLADIRRGASAPEMSARFHDTLAGIIVQVAEMCGLERVVLSGGCFQNRRVTEAAIDGLRAAGFQPSWHQRIPPNDGGIAVGQIVRAAQDRKLEEGQRNTR comes from the coding sequence CTGACCGTGACACAGCGCCTGCATGCTGTCATCCGCGGGGCTGTGCAGGGTGTGGGATTCCGCCCCTTCGTCTTCCGCCTTGCCACGGAACTCGGCCTCACCGGCTGGGTCCTGAATTCCTCGCAGGGGGTCTTCCTCGAAGCGGAAGGACCGCAGGAACGGCTCGAGGACCTCATGCTCCGCCTCGCACGCGAGGCGCCCCCGCGCGCATGGATCCAGAGCGCAGAATTCTCCTGGCGCGATCCCGCGGGGTATACGGCGTTCGAGATCCGCGCAAGCGACGGGGCAGGGCCAAAGACCACACTGGTGCTGCCCGACTGCGCAAGTTGCCCCGACTGTGTGCGCGAGATCTTCGACCCGCAGAACCGCCGCTACCGTTACGCCTTCACCAATTGCACCAACTGCGGCCCGCGCTACTCGATCATCGAGACGCTGCCGTACGACCGCCCGAACACCACCATGCGCGGGTTCACGATGTGTCCCGCCTGCCGGGCCGAGTACGACAACCCGCACGACCGGCGTTTTCATGCCCAGCCGAATGCCTGCCCCGTGTGCGGGCCACGGCTCACGCTCTGCGATGTGCACGGGACGGTGATCGCGTCGGAGGACGCTGCCCTCCGCCACGCCGTGGCCGCCCTCCGGGAAGGACGGATCATCGCGGTGAAGGGCATCGGCGGCTTCCATCTGATGGCCGATGCCGGAAACCCCGATACCGTCAGACTCCTCCGCCAACGCAAAGCCCGCGAAGAGAAGCCCTTCGCGGTGATGTGCCCGTCGATCGAGAGCGTCCGTGCACTCTGCGGCGTTGCTCCATTGGAAGAACGCCTTCTCACCTCTCCGGAGGCACCGATCGTCCTGCTGACACGGCGGCAAGAGGCCCATCCGCTCATCTGCGCCGGCGTGGCACCCGGAAACCCGACACTCGGGGTGATGCTGCCCTATGCCCCGCTGCACCACCTCCTGCTTCATGATGCGGGGATCCCCCTGATCGCAACGAGCGGCAACCGGAGCGATGAACCGATCTGCACGGATGAACATGTCGTGCGCGATCGGCTTGGCCATATCGCCGACCTGTTCCTGGTCCACAACCGCCCCATCGCCCGGCACGTGGATGATTCGATCGTCCGCCTGATGGCCGGCCGTGAACTCGTCCTCCGCCGCGCCCGGGGCTATGCCCCGCTCCCGGTGATGCTGGATGCGCCCGTGCCTGACCTCCTTGCGGTGGGTGCACATCTGAAGAGCACCGTTGCCCTTTCACGGGGGAATGCGGTCTTTGTCAGTCAGCATCTCGGCGACCTCGAAACCCCGGAAGCGTTCGACGCCTTCCGGCATGAAGCCGGCCGGTTGCAGGAACTGTTCGGCGGGAAACCCGCCGCGGTTGTTTCTGACCTCCATCCCGACTATCTTTCCAGCACGTATGCACGGTCGCGCACGGAGCCCGTCATCACGGTGCAGCACCACGAGGCACACGTCGCCGCATGTATGGCGGAGAACGGTATCACCGGCCCAGCACTCGGTGTGGCCTGGGATGGCACCGGGCTCGGCTCCGACCGGACGATCTGGGGCGGCGAATGGTTCGCAACCGGAGAGAGTGGCTTCAGGCGCGTGGCGCATCTCCGGACCTTTCCGCTCCCCGGCGGCGATCACGCCACCCGCGAACCGCGCCGCAGCGCATTCGGGCTGCTGCACACGATCTTCGGTGCAGAGACAGCGGCATTGACCGACCTTGCACCGGTGCAGTGCTGGAAGCCGGCCGAACGCACGGCGCTGATGCAGATGATCGACCGGGGGGTGAATGCGCCGCACACCTCGAGTGCCGGACGGTTGTTCGATGCGGTGAGCGCACTCATCGGCCTTCGCCTCGTGAATGCTTTCGAAGGCCAGGCGGCCATGGAACTGGAATGGCAGGCGAACGGGACGGGTGGTTCTCCCTATCCGTTCCTCTGCCGCCCCGCGCCGCAGGAGGGGCAACCGATCGTGGTCGACTGGGAACCGATGATCATTGCGTTGCTCGCCGACATCCGGCGCGGTGCTTCGGCGCCGGAGATGTCGGCACGCTTCCATGACACACTCGCAGGCATCATCGTGCAGGTGGCGGAGATGTGCGGGCTCGAGCGCGTCGTCCTCAGCGGCGGATGTTTTCAGAATAGAAGAGTGACGGAAGCCGCCATCGACGGATTGCGCGCTGCCGGCTTCCAGCCCTCCTGGCACCAGCGCATTCCACCCAACGACGGTGGCATTGCGGTAGGACAGATCGTGAGAGCTGCACAGGACAGGAAGCTGGAAGAGGGACAAAGGAACACACGGTAG